The stretch of DNA TCATGTTAAGTAAAAGACGATTTATTTTTGCGCTTTATTAAAAAAagagagatccggatgttgaggagccaccgtccttgacctacttacaatcatactttgagttttgttaggattcaacttcatacgccataatttgcaccatgcactaattttagctagatctctattaagggattcagcaaccccagatctacattgaaGAGATGAAATCAaaaagtaacatcatctgcatatgcaacaagcttgttttctagaccaaaccacatgccatgtgtatatagtatgaaaagtaatgggccaagaacactaccctgtggaacaccagatatcacattcctatactcactatggcgcccatcaacaacaactctttgagatctattacttgaaaattcaataataatgctaagaaacgatccacccactcccaactgtttgagtttgaaaacaagggcctaataaTTAACGCGGTCaatggcaacactaaaatcaaggccaaccatacgaaccccctgaccacaatcaagggacttctgtacagcattggagattgtaagggcatcacatgatccaaagcctttacgaaaaaccaaattgcaaactaggggacagatgattaccttcagcaaacctatattCGCTTGCAATATCAAATTTCACAAAAAATTATTGTACATTTTCATGGTAATTAATGTTATATAACAAACTATGAACAAAAGTACATTCGTTTTAGCCTCTAATATCAAGAACAATCTTTactctaaatcatcatcatcatcttacgcctattgacgcaaagaggttCTTAATTATTATATAATGAATGGCAAATATTCAAAACTACTACTACGCTGGTTTACGATCCTCACTGAGTAACCCTCGTTACAGTTTTTTTCCCTACGACAATTACGAGATTTTGCTAAATTACCCTGTAATTCAAATACATCAGTagtgttttcattatttcttgcTCACCATTACTGTAATACACACATATTCTTATTAAATTACTGAATAATTTGGACACTACGAAATGGTGGGACCAACGTAAGTCAATACAATTGAGAGATTAACATGAAATAAAACAAGGAATAAAGCAGTGGACTCTACTCTATAAAATACGTAACCAAATACAAGACACTTGAAGATTATGAAGACACATTAGAACCATGTATGCCTGCTTATTACTTACGTATTATTGCGCGTGTTGAATTTTACCTACATCTGTTCTAGATTAAGACAATAAATTTGCTATACAATTCACTGGATCAAGAAAGCATTCGAAATTCGGGAGAATAACTATAACACTCACCATATCCTTAAAGCAAACTTTTTTAAAGCTATGTTTCACCAATTAGCAGTCGGGACGGAGATTCTGGTTTTCTTCATTTGCGAGGAACTCTACGACCTGTCCTTTATTCTTACGATATCCTTATCGCTTTCAGTTGTGATTAATATGCACATGATGAGCGAAGTAAGCGAGATAATGGCAAAAACAGGAAAAACACGCCGAGCACAAAATCACAAGTCAGGTTCAGCTAGGGCCTTGGGGACCCTCTTGTCAAAGTTTTCACACGCTGTCACTAGACTGAGAGTTGCCGCCTAGGCAATTTTATGAACGCATGCTAATCATTCCATTTGATTATTGTATTGTACACATTTTTTTGTGGCCTAAAGCAGTTTCATGCATAATTCTATAAACTAGACAAATTCAAACAATATTCTAAAGCAATATCAAGGAATTAAGATTAATATTTAGTCGGAAATAACACTTCACTCAGCTAACAGTAGGTTAAGCGGTGGAAAGCTCATCTTTGGCATATGACTGAAAATTAAACCTTTGTATGTCTTTAGACAAGTGTGGCTTATTTAATGGTGTGTCATATGTCATTCTGATGGCAGATAGATGGAAATTAGTGAGTGGTCAGTGAAATAAACTTGCCTACTTGTTGGTAATCTTGTTGCTTTTATTTCAAATACTCATGGTATAATGAGCCGTTCGTTGTAGAAAGACTTGCACTGAATgtgcaagccacgggctcttgcgctaagtGGGAATATATTGCCAAAACCGTGGGATGCAAGCTTTTAAATTTTAGCCTTGATGAGAAAACCCCGTTTTATAGTTTATCTTGTATTAGCCCATTTATGTGAACTACTTCTCGACAATTTTCAAAACTTTAAAATTGCCAGATACAATTCCAGATATCTCAAATTTAAGATGCCTCACGATATGATAAACTTGAAAATGTTACACTTAACAGGAGTTTTTGAGCTGTTATTCCAATttgaaattatattcaaatttaaGGTTAAATAAAAAACTCAATTATGACAGAGCATCAATTATTGCCACTTGGCAGACGGctgattacacacacactctctctctctctctctctctctctctctctctctctctctctctctctctctccggtgcaTTGTAGGCAATTACTTTGGATCTGTATCTTTCCTTAGGCCTCTAGCTGTGcttgcttcaaaagttcaaactagcagtaaatgtttatatgttgaacaggctgacttgagttttcatagattatatatgaaatatatgttttgatgttgttactgtttttttaaatatttcattctaattgtttattacttctcatatcgtttatttatttccttatttcctttcttcactgggctataattTCCCTAtaagagcccttgggcctatagcatcttgcttttccaactagggttgtagcttagctagtagtagtagtagtaacaacaataacaacaataataataataacataggccTACTTCTATTTATCCCCCGTTCCCACTTCCATTCTTCCTTCTTGCTCTCCATCAACTTCTATTACATCACAGTATAAATGCTGGGTTTCACCCACTTGCTCTTGGTAGCTGAATGGTCTGCCAGGCCCCGGTGCCCAACCTAAGGGCTTCTTGGTAAAGACTCTTCGTTGTTTAATATATCATACTGGACAAATTTAGCAGTTGTTAAATCAATGCTGATTTCAATCCATAACCGCATGTTCTCCAGTTTATTGGTAGTCTTTGTTTTGAATGTAATTTTTAATAAGTAAGAATAAAACATTTTCTGTAAGCTTttcttatatggaaaaattcttgcGCATTTCGTTAGTGACTTGAATCATCATCAGTTCTAAGGAATGTATTGGAATCCAAAACTTTACTTCACTTTTAGCTTCCAAGAACTCCTTACTTCACGTCCTTTGTTTCAGAAACTTCTTATCTAACACTCTTTCGGAAATGCTTTCCCTTATTTTCTTACTCTCAACGATTATTTTCTTAACGCCCTGACTTTGACTCTCAGAAACTATTTCAGTACAAGCATTCAGAAACTCTTGACAACCCACTTATTGCTTTTAGAAACTTCACTTCAGTTCAGGCATGCAGAAACTTTACTTCAATTCAGGCATGCAGAAACTTTACTTCAATTCAGGCATTCAGAAACTTTACTTCAATTCAGGCATGCAGAAACTTTACTTCAATTCAGGCATGCAGAAACTTTACTTCAATTCAGGCATTCAGAAACTTTACTTCAATTCAGGCATGCAGAAACTTTACTTCAATTCAGGCATTCAGAAACTTTACTTCAGTTCAGGCATTCAGAAACTTTACTTCAGTTCAGGCATTCAGAAACTCTTGACAACCCACTTCTTGCTTTTAAAAACTTTACTTCAGTTCAGGCATCCAGAAACTTTACTTCAATTCAGGCATTCAGAAACTTTACTTCAATTCAGGCATGCAGAAACTTTACTTCAATTCAGGCATGCAGAAACTTTACTTCAATTCAGGCATTCAGAAACTTTACTTCAGTTCAGGCATTCAGAAACTTTACTTCAGTTCAGGCATTCAGAAACTCTTGACAACCCACTTCTTGCTTTTAAAAACTTTACTTCAGTTCAGGCATTCAGAAACTTTACTTCAGTTCAGGCATGCAGCAACTTTACTTCATTTTAGGCATTCAGAAACTCTTGACAACCTAGTTCTTGCTTTCAGAAACTTTGCTTCATTTCAGGCATTCAGAAACTCTCAACAACCAGCTCTTGCTTTCAGAAACTTTGTTTCAGTTCAGACATTCAGAAACTCTCAACAACCTAGTTCTTGCTTTCAGAAACTTTGCTTCAGTTCAGGCATTCAGAAACTCTCAACAACCAGCTCTTGGTTTCAGAAACTTTGTTTCAGTTCAGGCATTCAGAAACTCTTGACAACCCGTTCTTGTTTTCAGAAACTTTGCTTCAGTTCAGACATTCAGAAACTCTCTTACTTTCAGAAACTGCCATGGAGCCCGTAACTTCAGAACCCAAATCTCAGTATGGCATGATGATGGTGTCTTCACCCAGCAATAATTATATTCCTCCTGGTCTGGAGTACTTggcccaactggatcaggtcatcATTAAACAGATCATCTCGGCATGTGAATGtgagtgattttattattattattattattattattattattattattattattattattattacctaaattaCAACTATGGTTGGAATAGCAAGAtactgcaagcccaagggctccagcagagaaaaatagcccagaagaggaaaggaaataaagaaataaacaaactacaatagtaatattaatcgaataatataaaatattttaagaacagtaacaacattaaaatagatctttcataatatataaaagtataaaagagacttctgttagtctgttcaacataaaatattcgATCAAAGTTTGAGCTCAATTGTCTATTGCCTTTATGTGAAAGAACCGACAAACTATGTTAAAAATTAGCTGTGGAGATGAACAACTTATGGGTCTGATAAGAATCATTAATAGTTCAATATTTCGGTAGAAAATTTCAAATTCTATATCTACTGCTTTCAAAGCAGCGAATATGGAACTGAAAAAAAAGTATAAGCTGTTCTTTTAATAAGAAGTAAAATATAGGTACTTAACAGAATTTTGCATTTATAATCATAATACTAAAcaggaaataaatatttcatcgctatatcaatgttatttttgggctcaagcaatgtcgtcgtgatggaagttccttaaagtagcttcctaagggatatatgtactacagtgatattcccagagaatgttacctttaggtatccagaattctaacttctggcgcgaatatccttaaaatttctccaaatgatatcgcataatatcagcgaatgcattcttgacatgcctccatagcaatctgcaccccaaacagcattttggcttcgaggaggatgtggcaaaagggagccgtccaaaggctctccccgctctcgtaatactattgggagtacaacagcgccattcccacgacagcggacattcctttttttgtagcgatcgcgctcggtgatatttccaggtgatctaacttttcgatcgttttacaggattattaaaaatccacagatacactaatgctctggtatgcttcaatcacgacgacatggcttgagcccaaaaaacggattttgagcgaagcgaaaaatctatttttgggtgagatggccatgtcgtcctgatggacccaccatctcttctaaaagaaaagatcttcacagtatccctcccgtggtactgtatctgtaacaccacgctcaatgctacaaggaatgtccgctgtcgtgggaatggcgctgttgtattcccaatagtattacgagagcggggagagcctttggacggctcccttttgccacatcctcctcgaagccaaaaagctgtttggggtgcagattgctatggaggcgtttCAAGAATGCGTCcggtgatattatgcgatatcctttggcgaaattttaaggatattcgcgccaggagttagaattctggatacctaaaggtaaaattctctgggaatatcactgtagtacatatatcccataggaagctactttaaggaacttccatcacgacgacatggccatctcacccaaaaatagatttttcgcttcgctcaaaatccgtttattattactagctatgataAAATCCTAGTTAGAAACGcagtaagctataagcccaagggctccaatagggaaaaacagcccagtgatgaaaggaaataaggaaataaataaactataagagaagtaatgaacaattagaataaaatattttactaacaGTAATCACAATAAAAaggatatttcacatataaactatagaaagagacacatgccagcctgttcaacataaaaacatttactgcaagtttgaactttaaagtTCAAGTCATTTACCAATAACTGTATATCACTCGCTGTCATTTGATGTTTATCTATTTCTCATGATTTCTTTCAAGTGTTAAGTGGATGTGAAGTTAAGAACAGGTATATACTAGTGAACTCCATGGGACAAGAATTCCTCTACGCAACAGAGAATAGTGATTTCTGTTCGAGGCAGTGCTGTGGAAATAGTAGAAGCTTTGAACTTCCCTTCGTCGACAACAATGACGTGGAAGTCCTTCGCGTCAGCAGGCCTCTAAAATGCAATTCTTGCTGTACACCATGTTGCAACCAGGTACTGTGTGTTGTGGCCTTTCAAGTTCCCCAGAATTGGCGAAGGAAAAATAATCACTGGCTTTTCAGCCTGCTcattaactgtaatattcttttgAATGAAATTTATTACAAATTTACAATATCCTGGTATCTTTTTGAACATTTTGTTATAATTGCATTAGCTTTAGTTTTGTATGCTAattaattcattatatatgtaaaaaaaagttCTATAAATCTATTAACATTTTCAGTTTGCATTTGAATGGTAAAACTCCACTAAAATAATCGAtataaaattgtaaatgtatatgtactaATATGGATAAAATTCAAGATTTTTTGTTTTAGTTGCATATTATTTGGAATGCACTTTTTGAGGCAGACAGTTTTATGAATGGTGAGGGAATTATACTCTAACTTGTGGCGAAAAGGGGTGCATGAGGCAAACAATATTGAGAACCACTGTTCTAGCAAGAAAAAAACATCTGAATTATTGACGCTAGAGTAGCTTACATATTTTCGTATAGATAAGAACCATAATGAAAGATTCTCTTCCCCTCTGCGTACAGGAAATGGAAATATCTGCGAACGGCCAATTATTGGGTTCGATGCACCAGGAATGGAACTTTTGTATGCCAATGGGAACGACTTACTCCGTCAAAAATGCCTCTGGTGATGGTGTGTTTAAGATCGTGGCGCCGTGCTGCCCTTGCAGCTGTGGAAGTGATGTTGTCTTTGAGGTAACTTTATTGCTTTTAGCACCTTTTTAACTTTTGTTATAGTGTAACAGTTGGGTCCTCCACCAGTTGCAGCTGTGGAAGTGATGTTGTCTTTGAGGTAACTATATTACTTTTAGGacatttttaactattattttagtGTAACAGTTGGGTCCTCCACCAGTTGCGGCTGTGGAGGTGATGCTGTCTTTGAGGTAACTTTATTGCTTTTAGCacctttttaatttttgttatagtgTAACAGTTGGATACTCCACCAGTTCCAGCAGTGGAAGTGATGTTGTCTTTGAGGTAACTTTATTGCTTTTAGCacctttttaatttttgttatagtgTAACAGTTGGGTCCTCCACCAGTTCCAGCAGTAGAAGTGATGTTGTCTTTGAGGTAACTTTATTGCTTTTAGCACCTTTTTAACTTTTGTTATAGTGTAACAGTTGAGTCCTCCACCAGTTGCAGCTGTGGAAGTGATGTTGTCTTTGAGGCAACTTTATTGCTTTTTGCATCTTTTTAACTTTTGTTATAGTGCAACAGTTGGGTCCTCCACCAGTTGTAGCTGTGGAGGTGATGTTGTCTTTGagataattttattacttttagcaCCTTTTTAACTTTTGGTATAGTTTAACAGTTGGGTCCTCCACCAGTTGCTGCTGTGGAAGTGATGTTGTCTTTTGAAGTAACTTTATTGCTTTTAGCACCTTTTTAACTTTTGTTATAGTGCAACAGTTGGGTCCTCCACCTGTTGCAGGTGTGGAGGTGATGTTGTCTTTGagataattttattacttttagcaCCTTTTTAACTTTTGGTATAGTTTAACACTTGGGTCCTCCACCAGTTGCTGCTGTGGAAGTGATGTTGTCTTTGAAGTAACTTTATTGCTTTTAGCACCTTTTTAACTTTTGTTATAGTGCAACAGTTGGGTCCTCCACCAGTTGCAGCTGTGGAGGTGATGTTGTCTTTGAGGTAACTTTATTGCTTTTTGCATCTTTTTAACTTTTGTTATAGTGCAACAGTTGGGTCCTCCACCAGTTGCAGCTGTGGAGGTGATGTTGTCTTTGagataattttattacttttagcaCCTTTTTAACTTTTGGTATAGTTTAACAGTTGGGTCCTCCACCAGTTGCAGCTGTGGAAGTGATGTTGTCTTTGAGATAACTTTATTGCTTTTACCACATTTTTAACTTTTGTTATAGTGCAACAGTTTGGTCCTCCACCAGTTGCAGCTGTGGAGGTGATGTTGTCTTTGAGATAATGTTATTACTTTTAGCACCTTTTTAACTTTTGGTATAGTTTAACAGTTGGGTCCTCCACCAGTTGCTGCTGTGGAAGTGATGTTGTCTTTTGAAGTAACTTTATTGCTTTTAGCACCTTTTCAACTTTTGTTATAGTGTAACAGTTGGGTCCTCCACCAGTTGCAGCTGTGGAGGTGATGTTGTCTTTGAGGTAATTCTATTACTTATAGCACCTTTTTAACTTTTGTCTTAGTGTAACAGTTGGGTCCTCCACCAGGTGCAGCTGTGGAGGTGATGTTGTCTTTGAggtaattttattacttttagcaTCTTTTTAACTTTAGTTTTAGTGTAATAGTTGGGTCCTCCACCAGGTGCAGCTGTGGAGGTGATGTTGTCTTTGAggtaattttattacttttagcaTCTTTTTAACTTTTGTCTTAGTGTAACAGTTGGGTCCTCCACCAGGTGCAGCTGTGGAGGTGATGTTGTCTTTGAGGTAATTTTATTACATTTAGCACCTTTTTAACTTTTGTTTTAGTGCTACAATTGGGTTCTCCACCAGTTGCAGCTGTGAAGGCGATGTTGTCTTTGAggtaattttattacttttagcaCCTTTTTAGCTTTTGTTATAGTGTAACAGTTGGGTCCTCCACCAGTTGCAGCTGTGGAGGTGATGTTGTCTTTGAggtaattttattacttttagcaCCTTCTTAACTTTTGTTTTAGAGTAACAGTTGGATCCTCCACCAGTTGCTGTTGTCTTTGAggtaattttattacttttagcacctttttaaattttgttttagtGTAACAGTTGGGTCCTCCACCAGTTGCAGCTGTGGAGGTGATGTTCTCTTTGAGGTAACTTTGTtgctttttgcattttttttttcaacctttgttATAGTGTAACAGTTGGGTCCTCCACAGATGCTGCAGTGGAAGTAATGTTGTCTTTGAGGTAAATTTATTACTTTTAGCACCTTTTTCACTTTTGTTATGGTTTAAGTTGGGTCCTCCATCAATTGCAGCTGTGGAGGTGATGTTGTCTTTGAGGTAACTTTAttgctttttgtatttttttaacctTGGTTATAGTGTAACAGTTGGGTCCTCCACAGATGCTGCTGTGGAAGTAATGTTGTCTTTGAGGTAACTTTATTGCTTTTAGCACCTTTTTAACTTTTGTTATATTTAATGAAACAGTTGGGTCCTCCCCAAGTTGCAGCTGTGGAAGAGATGTTGTCGTTGAGGTAACTACTGAATATTACTTTTAGCACCTTTTTAACTTTTGTTATAGTGTAACACTTGGGTCCTCCACCAATTGCAGCTGTGGAAGTGATGTTGTCTTTGAGGTAACTATATTACTTTTAGCACCTTTTTAACTTTTGTTTTAGTGTAACACTTGGGTCTTCCTACAGTTGCAGCTGTGGAAGTTATGTTGTCTTTGAGGTAACTTTATTGCTTTTAACCCTTTTTAACTTTTGTTATAGTGTAACACTTGGGTCTTCCTACAGTTGAAGCTGTGGAAGTGATGTTGTCTTTGAAGTAACTTTATTGCCTTTATCACCTTATTAACTTTTGTTATAATGTACCTGTTGAGTCCTTTCACCAGTTGCAGCTGTGGAAGTTATGTTGTCTTTGAGGTAACTTTATTGCTTTTAGCACCTTTTTAACTTTCGTTATAGTTTAAAAGTTGGGTCCTCCACCAGTTGCAGCTGTGGAAATGATGCCGTCTTTGAGGTAACTTTATTACTTTTAGCACCTTTTAAACTTTTGTTATAGTTTAACAGTTGGGTCCTCCACCAGTTTCAGCTGTGGAAGTGATGTTCTCTTTGAAGTAACTTTATTGCTTTTAGTACCTTTTTAACTTTCGGTTTAGTTCAACAGTTTGGTCCTCCACCAGTTGCAGTTCAGTAATGCATGGTCACCCAGCCCCAGTGCCCGATCATATGGCCCAAAATTATAGAGACCCATCCTCTATGTATCGTCTAACGGAGACCAACTAGGTTTTAATGTTTATCCCTCATTGTTCTGTCTATTGTGTTTTCTTAAATGTCACATTTTTATTGAGCTGCACTGACGATGCtgtgattttattttcctttatttctcgtGTTTACAGATAACattttccctcatttttttttGTTCGGGAAATTTATAATAGCAATTACTTAGGGACACTAGATACCCAAATTAAGAGGATATATCAAAAATCTAaacttaataataaataaataaataaatgagtcgCTTATTTGACTCCAAGAGTGTGAAATATTTTTAGGAGTGGCTCATCTGACTCCAAGACATTGAAATATGTTCTTGAGTAGTTCATCTGACTTACAGACAGTGAAATACTTTCTGGAGTAGTTCATCTGACTTACAGAGAGTGAAATATATTCTGGCATTGCTCATCTGACTCCCAGATAGTGAAATATTTTCTGGAGTAGCTCACATGATTGTCAGACGGAGAAATACTTTCAGGAGTAGCTCATCTGACTCCCAGGCAGTGAAATAATTTCTGGGGAAGTTCATCTGACTCCCAGACAGTGAAATAATTTCTGGAGAAGTTCATCTGACTCCCAGCCAATGAAATATTTtctggaaattataaaaaaaaaactagaagaaatGGTCTGTGTGTTTCATCACggtaaaaatgaaagaaattaaaaacagTTGCTATTTCTCTTTCTTGTAGGTCATCGGATCGGATGGACCAATGGGAAGTATCCGCCGGACATGGAGGGGATTGTGCACCGAATGTTGCACAGATGCAGACAACTTTTGCATCACCTTCAACAGTAATCTTGATGTGCGCTATAAGGCGCTCATGCTTGGGGCAGCGTTTCTGATTGTGAGTATACTTATTTGTTTGTGAAACGTTTGACACCTATTTCATTTTAAGGGGGATCAGGTTAAAGTACTTTTTTTAAGCTCTTCTGTATCTTTTGAAATCATTCCACATTCACTAGTCTTGGGTGGTGCAATAGTTTCTGTACCTGTCTTGGAAtacagttctctttcttgagggtacactcgggctcactattctatcttatttctcttcctcttgttttcttaaattttttataatttatataggaaatatttattttaatgttattactgttcttgaaatatttcctttttcctgtttcctttccgcactgggctattttccctgttggagcccttgggcttatggtatcctacttttccaactagggttgtaatttagctagtaataaataataataataataataataataataatgataataataataataataaccggaaaTCTGCGCACactttaataaaagaatatatattttgaaaaatccacttgaaattataaaaaattgtcacctagataaaaaaaacatgtaattttcctttctttcagGACTTCATATACTTCGAAAGAGACCAACAACATTAGATGTGTAGACCCCTACAAGATGGTCCAGTGCATAGACACTGGTCCAGTCCAGAGACTCTGGTCCAGTTCAGGGACTCTACTTCCAGCTCAGAGAGACTGCTCCAGCCCAGAGACTTTGGTCCAGCCCAAAGACTCTGGTCCAGCTCAGAGACACTGGACCAGCACAGAGACACTGGTCCAGCCCAGAGACTctggtccacctcagagtctctggTCCAGCCCAGAGACACTGGTCCAGCACAGAGACACTGGTCCAGCCCAGAGACACTGGTCCAGCCCAGAGACTCAGCTCCAGACCAGAGACTATGGTCCAGTCC from Palaemon carinicauda isolate YSFRI2023 chromosome 5, ASM3689809v2, whole genome shotgun sequence encodes:
- the LOC137640735 gene encoding phospholipid scramblase 1-like — translated: MEPVTSEPKSQYGMMMVSSPSNNYIPPGLEYLAQLDQVIIKQIISACELLSGCEVKNRYILVNSMGQEFLYATENSDFCSRQCCGNSRSFELPFVDNNDVEVLRVSRPLKCNSCCTPCCNQEMEISANGQLLGSMHQEWNFCMPMGTTYSVKNASGDGVFKIVAPCCPCSCGSDVVFEVIGSDGPMGSIRRTWRGLCTECCTDADNFCITFNSNLDVRYKALMLGAAFLIDFIYFERDQQH